The Labeo rohita strain BAU-BD-2019 unplaced genomic scaffold, IGBB_LRoh.1.0 scaffold_2586, whole genome shotgun sequence genomic sequence tttatgtacagcactttggtcaactacagttgttttaaatgtgctttataaataaactgataTTGAAAATCACTAAACTTTAAAGTTAaactgaaaatggaaaataaaattaaaaaaaaaaaatcagaattttaatactataatagtataaataaactattataaaactttaatagtatatgagtgatactaaaataacactaagtAGATGTTTATTGCAATTAATGCAGGCTTTaaaattcatttgattaatttatctAAATGAGCTAAACATGagttctttatttttcatatttcctGTATTAATGGATGTTACATGTGAACAAGTGAAttttaaacacataaataaaagaCACTGTAAAAGACAATTCTTTCACCTGTTTTGTCTTAGTTTCTTTTAATTCTATACCATTTTAGCATATTGTGTAGTTTTTAAGTgcttaataaattttaattgaaCTTATTTGAATATGATTAGtacttaaaattgtttaatttctgCACCATTTCTTGTATTTTCAGCCTTTCATTATGAGCGTGTCTCACCTCATCATCTTTCTCAGCCTCTTCTGCCAGTTTACTGAAGAAATCATCGTCCAGAAGTGACCTGAATGCAAAGAAAGTAGCTTTACTGGACGTTTACACTGGTGACAGACTGTCTGTTGATGTTTATTCTAGCCGGTTTGTGGTAAACAGCTGTGCTACCTGTGTATTTCAAGCATTATGAGTTGCACCCCAAAGTTCAACGCAAGTGTTTTGCATAAACCATCTGAACAAATGTAACcaatcagctttcagatgcaGCACCCACCTCTTCCCGCTGCGGGACGTAAGGGCAGCTGTGGGTCTGCTGGACACGGCTGCAGGTGATCGCACCTTCACCGGACCTATGGACCAAAGACGCTCGCCTTTACAACAGGTAGATCACATTCActtcttttaaataatactgTGACTAGATCAGTGGATAAtaccttcatcatcatcatcacccaGCAGATCTCCTAACACGTCATCTATAGAACCTGAGAGAAAAATGGAACTGTTACAGTTCATATTATATAGTAATTAAACATATGAGACATAAACACAGACATGAGCTGAACAAAAACTCACTTCTGAGACCCTTCTTTTGTTTTGAAGTCTGCAAGAGATGAAGAGGAGACGATTAATAACCTGTCATGCATTTCACAACTGCAGCTGTCTTTTCTGATAACAATAATGCATTactatatttgtaatattgttttattgcacAGAATAAAGTAGCAACATGCACTGATTTATAATACATAAAGTATTTATACGTAATTAATGCTAAGTTACAAATTAAATAGCATCAAATTAAGATTACAAGCTGtctaaaacaattacattttaaatatcgtTATTAACTGTTGTTGTTAAGCTCTCTTATTACTCAGTTAAGTACTGGCAGCTACGCCTCACCACCCCTGTTCGCTTCACTATGTTGTATTACTTTGTATGAATTACATGTAAATGAATTTGCATGTGCAATGTGCTTTCATTAGtaagaaaaatgctttttttttttaccatgtcTGATCCCCAGCAGGAGAAACTGAGTGTTTATGGTGAAATCTGTGCGCGTGCCCGTTACCAATGGAAACCAGCAAAGCGTCTACAAGAGCGTCTCCAGATCAGCTGATCATCATTAAAATCCTGCTCTGGACCCGCTGGAGATCCACTTCTGCTGCCCGATCTGGTTCTGTCTGGAAGATGAGGACCCAGAACTAAGAAAAATCAAATCCTGTCGGTGTTCTGGACGGGAAGAGCTTTAGTGTTGATGAATCCGTTCTTCAAATCTTGA encodes the following:
- the LOC127159870 gene encoding fas-binding factor 1 homolog, producing MTSKQKKGLRSSIDDVLGDLLGDDDDEGPVKVRSPAAVSSRPTAALTSRSGKRSLLDDDFFSKLAEEAEKDDEVRHAHNERLKIQEMVQKLNNFKY